In one Meles meles chromosome 17, mMelMel3.1 paternal haplotype, whole genome shotgun sequence genomic region, the following are encoded:
- the LOC123927992 gene encoding coiled-coil-helix-coiled-coil-helix domain-containing protein 2: MPRGSRSRTSRMAPPASRAPQMRAAPRPAPAAQPPAAAPPSAVGSPAAAPRQPGLMAQMATTAAGVAVGSAVGHTIGHAITGGFGGGSSAEPSRPDITYQEPQGAQPAYQQPQQQFGPCHYEMKQFLECAQNQGDLKLCEGFSEVLKQCRFANGLA, from the coding sequence ATGCCGCGTGGAAGCCGGAGCCGCACCTCCCGCATGGCCCCTCCGGCCAGCCGGGCCCCTCAGATGAGAGCTGCGCCGAGACCAGCGCCCGCAGCTCAGCCGCCAGCAGCGGCTCCCCCGTCTGCTGTTGGCTCACCTGCAGCTGCACCCCGGCAGCCGGGTCTCATGGCTCAGATGGCAACCACTGCAGCTGGCGTGGCTGTGGGCTCTGCTGTCGGGCACACGATAGGTCATGCCATCACTGGGGGCTTCGGTGGAGGAAGTAGCGCTGAGCCTTCAAGGCCTGACATCACTTACCAGGAGCCTCAGGGAGCCCAGCCAGCGTACCAGCAGCCACAGCAGCAGTTTGGCCCATGCCACTATGAGATGAAACAGTTTCTGGAGTGTGCCCAGAACCAGGGTGACCTTAAGCTTTGTGAAGGTTTCAGCGAGGTGCTGAAACAGTGCAGATTTGCAAATGGATTAGCCTAA
- the ELK4 gene encoding ETS domain-containing protein Elk-4, translated as MDSAITLWQFLLQLLQEPQNKHMISWTSNDGEFKLLQAEEVARLWGIRKNKPNMNYDKLSRALRYYYVKNIIKKVNGQKFVYKFVSYPEILKMDPLTVGRTEGDYEVVSCSEVGSGSRDAESGGREKPLQPGARASSRNDYIHSGLYSSFTLNSLNSSNKKLFRPIKIESPAEKLAEKKPPQEPTPSVIRFITTPSKKLPVEPVAATASAGPGISPSSEDPLRALETLASPRLPALEAPASAPSGPATFAASPGPSASPSVQEPPRTPSPPLSPHPDLDTDLESVASQPMELPENLSLEPKDQDSALLEKDKTSNSSRSKKPKGLELAPILVITGSDPSPLGILSPSLPTASLTPALFSQTPILLTPSPLLSSIHFWSTLSPVAPLSPARLQGANTLFQFPSVLNSHGPFTVSGLDGPPTPGPFSPDLQKT; from the exons ATGGACAGTGCGATCACCCTGTGGCAGTTCCTCCTTCAGCTCCTACAGGAGCCTCAGAACAAGCACATGATCAGCTGGACCTCTAATGATGGGGAGTTCAAGCTCTTACAGGCAGAAGAGGTGGCTCGTCTCTGGGGGATCCGTAAGAACAAGCCTAATATGAATTACGACAAACTCAGCCGAGCTCTCAGATACTATTATGTAAAG AATATCATTAAAAAAGTGAATGGTCAGAAGTTTGTGTACAAGTTTGTGTCTTACCCAGAGATTTTGAAAATGGACCCCCTGACCGTGGGCAGGACTGAGGGAGACTATGAGGTCGTGAGCTGCAGTGAGGTGGGCAGCGGCTCCAGGGATGCCGagagtgggggcagagagaagccCCTGCAGCCAGGGGCCCGGGCCTCTAGCCGCAATGACTACATCCACTCCGGCTTGTATTCTTCCTTCACGCTCAACTCTTTGAACTCCTCCAACAAGAAGCTCTTCAGACCTATAAAGATCGAGAGTCCGGCTGAGAAGCTGGCAGAGAAGAAGCCGCCCCAGGAGCCAACACCGTCTGTCATCAGATTCATAACAACGCCTTCCAAGAAGCTGCCGGTTGAACCTGTTGCTGCCACTGCGTCGGCCGGCCCGGGCATTTCTCCGTCTTCGGAAGACCCTCTCCGAGCCTTGGAGACTTTGGCTTCCCCAAGACTGCCCGCCCTGGAAGCCCCGGCCTCTGCCCCCAGCGGCCCCGCCACCTTTGCCGCATCCCCCGGGCCCTCAGCCTCCCCTTCTGTGCAGGAGCCCCCGAGGACACCTTCACCACCACTGAGTCCACACCCCGACCTTGACACCGACCTCGAGTCAGTGGCATCACAGCCCATGGAACTTCCAGAGAACTTGTCACTAGAACCTAAAGACCAGGATTCGGCTTTGCTGGAAAAGGACAAAACAAGTAATTCCTCAAGATCCAAGAAACCCAAAGGGTTAGAGCTGGCGCCCATCCTGGTGATCACAGGCAGCGACCCGAGCCCGCTGGGGATACTGAGCCCGTCTCTCCCCACGGCTTCTCTGACACCAGCCCTTTTCTCACAG ACGCCCATCTTGCTGACGCCCAGCCCCTTGCTCTCCAGCATCCACTTCTGGAGTACTCTCAGCCCCGTCGCTCCCCTGAGTCCAGCCAGACTGCAAGGTGCTAACACACTCTTCCAG TTTCCTTCTGTACTAAACAGTCATGGACCGTTCACTGTGtctggcctggatggaccacccACCCCTGGCCCATTTTCCCCAGATTTACAGAAAACATAA